The following DNA comes from Mesorhizobium sp. B2-1-8.
GTGGCGTTCGCGGCCAAAAAGGCGCTGGAACATGGGGATGGTCTCCGGGGACCGTTTGTTGAATTGGCCTTGTTGCATCGGCAAGCAAGCTGGTTTACCGGTTTTGCGGCCCAGCGCAAGTTGCGGCGATGGAATGGAGAATTGTTGTTGCGCGCGCTGAATTTCAAGTCGACTTTCATTTCGAGGCCTGCCGGTGCGATCTCTTTGCTGGCTATCGTGGCGGCGCTGTCTGCCTGCCACACCAATAAGATGATCGGCGACCTCAATCCGAGCGAGACGTTCACGCAAGGCTATGTCCTCGATCAGCAGGCGATCGATTCGGTGCCGGTCGGTTCCAGCCGCGAGCAGGTGCTTCTGGCGCTCGGCACGCCGTCGACCACGGCGACTTTCGACAACGAGGCGTTTTACTATATCTCGCAGACGCGCAAGCGCTACGTCGCCTTCGACAAGCCGAGGCTGGTCGACCAGAAGGTGCTGGCGGTCTATTTCGGCCCGGACAGCCGCGTCACCCAGATCGCCAATTACGGCTTGAAGGACGGCAAGATTTTCGACTTCATTTCGCGCACCACACCGACCGGCGGCAAGGACCAGAACTTCCTCAGCCAGATCATCAACGGTGCCAGCAAGCTGGCGCCCGGCATTCCCGGCGGCGGCACCCCCTAATCCCCAGGATTCCTGCTTCCCTAGATCCTGCTTCCCCGACTTGGGGAACAGAAATGTCTCAGGCGACCGAAAACCCGCGAGGATCGCTCCTCGCGGGTTTTTGATTTTAAGTCCTGGTCTCAGCCGTGCGCGAGCACGGCCAGCAGCAGCAAGGCCACGATGTTGGTGATCTTGATCGCCGGGTTGACTGCCGGGCCGGCGGTGTCCTTGTAGGGATCGCCGACCGTATCGCCGGTCACCGAAGCCTTGTGCGCCTCGGAACCCTTCAGGTGCTTGGCGCCGTCCTTGTCGGTGAAACCGTCCTCGAACGACTTCTTGGCGTTGTCCCAGGCGCCACCGCCCGAGGTCATCGAAATCGCGACGAACAGGCCATTGACGATGACGCCGAGGAGCGAGGCGCCAAGCGCGGCAAAGGCGGACGCCTTCGACCCCGAGATCAGCAGCACGCCGAAATAGACGACGAGCGGCGCCAGCACCGGCAGCAGCGACGGGATGATCATCTCCCGGATTGCCGCCCTGGTCAGGAGGTCGACGGCACGCGCATAGTTCGGCTTCGAGGTGCCGGCCATGATGCCCGGATCCTCG
Coding sequences within:
- a CDS encoding outer membrane protein assembly factor BamE, with translation MRALNFKSTFISRPAGAISLLAIVAALSACHTNKMIGDLNPSETFTQGYVLDQQAIDSVPVGSSREQVLLALGTPSTTATFDNEAFYYISQTRKRYVAFDKPRLVDQKVLAVYFGPDSRVTQIANYGLKDGKIFDFISRTTPTGGKDQNFLSQIINGASKLAPGIPGGGTP